One genomic window of Aethina tumida isolate Nest 87 chromosome 3, icAetTumi1.1, whole genome shotgun sequence includes the following:
- the LOC109605814 gene encoding retinoid-inducible serine carboxypeptidase produces the protein MIIKTKFIFILILGLTYARTGFGPGEQEWGFVEVRDNAHIFYWLYLTTAAVNNVTEKPLVIWLQGGPGASSTGYGNFAELGPLDVDLKERNFTWVKNYNVLFVDNPVGTGFSYVENDAYATTNRQIAIDFVEFLKGFYKQNPIFVDTPLYIFCESYGGKMTAEIALILDQAIKAQEINIKFKGVGLGDSWISPIDSVLSWAPYLLQLGIVDQNGYDKIVEAALTTQNSLNEGKYSEATMYWTITEMRVSEVTSGVDFYNVLKKIENSSKRNKLFLPTAILRDEDDAKVNKIMNGDVRKALNISRAWGTQSSWVFSALREDFMKPVTDVVEKLLNETTINVAIYNGQLDLIVDTPGTVKWVDELRWNGSENWKTVTRQPFVVNGIIEGFVKEADNLTFWWVNRAGHMVPSDNPAAMEYILEHLIQRTS, from the exons atgataataaaaaccaagtttatttttatccttATATTGGGTCTAACGTATG cTCGTACAGGATTTGGGCCTGGCGAACAAGAATGGGGTTTTGTTGAAGTAAGAGACAAcgcacacattttttattggctTTATTTGACAACCGCAGCTGTAAACAATGTTACCGAGAAACCACTGGTGATATGGCTTCAGGGTGGTCCTGGAGCTTCAAGTACAGGATACGGAAATTTTGCTGAACTTG GCCCTTTGGATGTGGATTTGAAGGAGCGAAATTTCACAtgggttaaaaattataatgtctTATTTGTGGATAACCCAGTTGGTACAGGTTTCAGTTATGTTGAAAATGATGCTTATGCCACAACCAACAGACAAATTGCGAttgattttgttgaatttttaaaaggattttataaacaaaatccaaTATTTGTTGACACTCCTCTGTATATCTTCTGTGAATCATACGGAGGAAAAATGACAGCTGAAATTGCTTTGATTCTTGACCAG gCCATTAAAGcacaggaaattaatattaaatttaaaggtgtTGGTCTTGGAGACTCGTGGATTTCCCCAATTGACTCTGTACTTAGTTGGGCACCATATTTGTTACAACTG gggATTGTTGATCAAAATGGCTATGACAAAATAGTGGAGGCGGCACTTACTActcaaaattcattaaatgaaGGAAAATATTCAGAAGCAACCATGTACTGGACCATTACTGAAATGAGAGTTAGTGAAGTGACTTCTGGTGTTGACTTTTATAacgttttaaagaaaattgaaaattcttcTAAGAGAAATA AACTATTTCTTCCCACTGCTATACTGCGTGATGAAGATGATGCcaaagtaaacaaaattatgaatggGGACGTCAGaaaagctttaaatatttccagaGCTTGGGGAACTCAGAGCAGTTGGGTCTTCAGTGCTTTGCGAGAAGATTTTATGAAACCAGTCACAGATGTTG ttgaaaaacttttaaatgagACGACTATTAATGTAGCTATTTATAATGGGCAACTAGATCTTATTGTAGACACCCCTG gaaCAGTAAAGTGGGTTGATGAACTACGTTGGAACGGTTCTGAAAATTGGAAAACTGTCACTCGTCAACCGTTTGTTGTGAATGGGATTATAGAAGGGTTCGTAAAGGAAGCTGACAACTTGACATTCTGGTGGGTTAATAGAGCTGGCCACATGGTACCCTCTGATAATCCTGCAGCCATGGAATACATTTTAGAACATCTTATTCAACGTACATCTTAA
- the LOC109605813 gene encoding retinoid-inducible serine carboxypeptidase: protein MKRLLIVCVTFSTIFGLKIFGNENHKWGHIKVREHANLFYWLYYTTAEVNRVSEKPLIIWLQGGPGASSSGFGNFAEIGPLDFDLNPRNTTWVKDVNVLFVDNPVGTGFSYVENKNAFAKTNRQIAEDFVVFLKAFYGENPEFSTTPLYIFSESYGGKMTVEIALLLHKTITQNDIQCNFKGIGLGSPWISPTDSVTSWAPYLLQIGAIDQIGFNRIQIMANKTKTAAETKNFIEATHKWGETERIIAEVTSGIDFYNVLTKVTHFLKDHSFEGIIFKPQSKLISEIDDKIQQLMLSNVSKDLNITNEWGLQSNDVFSELFEDFMKPATSVVEELLNKTDIKVAVFNGQLDLIVNTPGTIKWVDALHWTGSKKWKTAERRSFSVDGIYEGYVKKEGNLAFYWINRAGHMVPVDNPAAMDYIIKDITNDFEVLL, encoded by the exons ATGAAGAGACTTCTAATAGTTTGTGTCACATTTTCAACTATATTCG gATTAAAAATCTTTGGAAATGAAAATCATAAATGGGGCCACATAAAGGTTAGAGAGCATGCCAACCTATTTTATTGGTTGTATTACACAACTGCAGAAGTAAATAGAGTCAGTGAAAAACCATTAATAATCTGGCTCCAAGGTGGTCCAGGGGCCTCTTCTTCAGGCTTTGGAAATTTTGCTGAAATAg GTCCTCTGGATTTTGATTTAAACCCTAGAAACACAACATGGGTTAAGGATGTGAATGTGCTTTTCGTTGATAACCCAGTTGGAACAGGTTTTAGTTacgttgaaaataaaaatgcttttgCAAAGACTAACAGACAAATTGCTGAAGACTTCGTTGTGTTTTTGAAAGCATTTTATGGAGAGAATCCCGAGTTTAGCACCACACCGTTGTACATTTTTAGCGAATCCTACGGAGGTAAAATGACTGTAGAGATAGCACTTCTCCTACACaag ACAATAACTCAGAACGATATTCAATGCAACTTTAAAGGGATTGGATTGGGAAGTCCTTGGATATCACCCACTGATTCTGTTACTAGCTGGGCTCCGTACTTGCTACAAATT GGAGCTATAGATCAAATTGGCTTCAACCGCATTCAAATAATGGCAAATAAGACAAAAACTGCCGCTGAGactaaaaatttcattgaagCCACCCATAAATGGGGTGAAACAGAAAGGATTATTGCAGAAGTCACCTCaggaattgatttttataacgtGCTCACCAAAgtcacacattttttaaaagatcaCAGTTTTGAAG gcataatttttaaaccccAGTCGAAATTAATATCTGAAATTGATGATAAAATACAACAACTTATGCTTTCTAATGTTAGCAAGGatctaaatataacaaatgaaTGGGGTCTTCAGAGCAACGATGttttttctgaattatttGAAGACTTTATGAAACCCGCTACCTCTGTTG tggaagagttattaaataagacAGATATTAAAGTGGCTGTTTTTAATGGGCAGTTAGATCTAATAGTTAATACACCag GAACGATAAAATGGGTTGATGCTTTGCACTGGACAGGTtctaaaaaatggaaaactgcaGAACGTAGAAGCTTTTCTGTGGATGGTATATATGAAGGTTATGTCAAGAAGGAAGGTAATTTGGCGTTTTACTGGATAAATAGAGCGGGGCACATG GTTCCCGTTGATAACCCAGCAGCAATGGAttacattataaaagataTCACAAATGATTTTGAAGtacttttatga